The genomic window GCATCCCGTGCGCTTCTCCCGCACCATCAGGCCCGTGCAgctggcccagcccagcctccgcATCCCCCCGGGCACCCTCTGCTGGGTGACCGGCTGGGGCGACGTCAGCCAGGACGGTGGGTGAGGGGCTCAGGCTGCGGGCCTGGCCTGCTGCGGGGGGCCATCCCTGCAGCCCCACTGACGCCCGCTCTGCCCGCAgaggccctgccccagcccctcctgctgcAGGAGGTGGACGTGCTGACCGTGAGCCCGCGGGTGTGCCGCCAGCAGTATGCGCCGGAGCGCATTGCTCAGGACATGCTGTGTGCCGGCGCCCCCCGGGGCCGCAAAGGCTTCTGCGAGGTTTGTGCTTGGGGCCCCGTTCCCTGGGCCGGCTCCTTGGGGGTGGTCCCTCGCCAGGCTGGCCCGGGCACAGGCTCATGAGTCCTAAACCGCGTGCCAGGAAGTCAGAGCAGGAGCACTCCCAGAGTGAGCAGCTGGGCCAGCGTTGGGAGTCGTGCCAGGAGGCGCAGTGGGTGGGCCTGGCCGTCCCCACCCTGGACCCCCGACTTGCCCGCCTGTGGGGGAGTGCCCAGCCTGCCCCCCATCTGCTTCTTGTTAGGCCATATCTGGTGACccgcaggggctgctcccagctcggtgcttaggggttgctcacTGCTGGGCTTGGGGAGCCCTGAGGtgttggggcttgaacccaggtctccctctGGTACGTCACGGCTCGGCCCACTTGACTCTTCAGGGCGACTCCGGGGGCCCGCTGGTGTGCCAGTTTGAGAGCGGCTCGTGGGTGCAGGCAGCCGTGGTCAGCTTCAGCAAGGGCTGCGCGGAGCCGGGCGCCCCGGGGGTGTATGCCAGCGTGTCCATCCACCAGCCCTGGATCCAGCGCCAAGTGTCCTCCACCCCTGCCCGGGCCAGGGGCCGCTCCCCGAGGTGTCGCCGGCTCTCCCCCAGGGCACCGCCTTGCTGAAGCGCTTCCAGCCCGTTCCCCACGGAGCCTGAGCCTGGGTCTGGGCTCAGTGCCGGAACCTGCACAATAAATGCTTGCTCTGCTGTTCCTGGTGTCTTTCTGGCGCACAGTGGGGCTGCTGGGCCGCGTCGGCTTGTCCCAGCGCAGTTCCCGAGGCCCTCTGTGGGTGCCTCCTTCAAAGGCAGCCAACAGTTTCCTGTTCCTCCGGAGTCTTTCTCTCTGCAGGAATTTGGGGAGCGCGTGGGGGGTCCTAAGCAAGCCTCGGGGTGGTGTCCTGGGAGCCAGTGGTGGGGATTAGGTATGAGAGCACAGCTGGGCGGGAGGAGTGTGGTCCACGGAGTGGGGTCAGGCCAGGCTCCGTGTCTGTGGcccgcggtgggggggggggtgctgtgggAGGCTTCCCCGCCAGCAAATGCTGGCACTGGCCAGCAGGACCTAGCAGGGCCCTGAGTGGCCACCCTGGGAGCACAGGGGACCTGCGTCAGGCCAGCCTGCTTCTGCGGGACTGAGCCCACCTCAGGCCTGAGGAGGACGTCCGGGGCTCCAGGGCTGCTGCATGCCCCAAGGTCTTGCCAACatgccccaggggacccaggagCAGGACAGCGCCCGGAAAGGGGTGCACAGCCTGAGGCCACGCTGGCCTGCACCCCCACTGCTGACCCCTCTAGTGCTGGGACCGTAGGCAGCTGGGGAGACCCCAGACCTATGCTCCAGGGTTCCCACATGCCTCAACAGCCCCCCACTGCACACACCTCACCAGCCCAGTGCCTCCAGCTCCACTGCACCACTTAGTGCTCGAAggcacccctggctgtgcccggggctcactcctggctcctgtggGTCAGTCTTGCTGGCTGGTGGACAGGGTGCCgtgctctggggctggggctTGAAACAGAGTCATTCTTTCAGAAGGGGTCAGCACTTTCTCTGCCGTTTTTCCCTTTATTCTTACACACTGTTTTGAGAGATGGTGGTTTGGAGcaccccggcgatgctcagggctgagctctgtgttctgtgctcattcccagcggtgctgggctCAGCCCTGCACTCTCCCTGAACAGCTGGGCAGGAGAGGAAGTGCCTTTCCACCTCAAGCCTTGCCAACAAGCTGTGAGGAAGGAGACGGTGGGACTGAGGAGAGCACACAGATAAGAGGAACAGGACAGCTCAGAGTCTGATCCAGAATCAACAGCAACACGTGACAGAAGATGAAGCGGGCTCACGGCGAGGCACAGCCGGGCCAGCAGGCCTTCTGACAGATCTGACACAGATCAGGGCAATGCGGGTGC from Sorex araneus isolate mSorAra2 chromosome 4, mSorAra2.pri, whole genome shotgun sequence includes these protein-coding regions:
- the LOC101546620 gene encoding serine protease 33-like; this translates as MLLLLLLALPLGGRGSSLVPEARIVGGVEASPRQWPWQASLREHGQHVCGGSLISSQWVLTAAHCIPSSVRQGQLTVQLGESALYTRPPGSVSVGVAGVLRHPAYSGDALQGADVALLRLAHPVRFSRTIRPVQLAQPSLRIPPGTLCWVTGWGDVSQDEALPQPLLLQEVDVLTVSPRVCRQQYAPERIAQDMLCAGAPRGRKGFCEGDSGGPLVCQFESGSWVQAAVVSFSKGCAEPGAPGVYASVSIHQPWIQRQGTALLKRFQPVPHGA